Part of the Methanobacterium paludis genome is shown below.
AGAAAATTAAAATTTGTGAATATAAAGATGGTCGGCAGCGTTCCAAAGTTCCCATAGACGCTAATCTACAGTACAATCCAAAACGCAGGAGGACTTTACTTCTGGGATCGAAACGAGACCAGGTGAACCCCTCCGCTATGGCCGCCGAACCAAATAAACATTAAACAAACACATTAAACAAAAACCAATCCCCAATACAATCGGATCAGTTCGACAAAGTATATAAACCTAACCCCATACACAAACTTGTACAAAAAAAATTCTAATAAAATCCACCTAAAACCGAATACACCTAACCAGAAAAACAACATTCCATAAAAATATCAGAACATCATAAATTTCCAAAATTAAGTCACATACGAAAAAATACCTGCATAAAAACTGAAATCATGCAAATCGGGCGTTGGAAACCGCAGACTAAACAACTCGGCCCAGAAGGCCTCGAAGCTTACATCCCAGTCCCATCAAACAGGTCTTCTACCCATGCCCTAAAACGCTGCTTATTTTTAGGGGATACCTCAAGCTTAGATGCTTTCAGCTTTTATCATCTAGCGCGTAGCTGCCCGGCAATGCCTTATCAGACAACCGGTAGACCAGAGGCGCCGACGGCTCGTTCCTCTCGTACTGGAGCCACCTTCCCCTCAAGCAACCATACACTTCCATTAGATAGCAACCAACCTGTCTCACGACGGTCTAAACCCAGCTCACGTTCCCCTTTAATGGGCGAACAACCCCACCCTTGGGTGCTGCTGCACACCCAGGATGGAAAGAACCGACATCGAAGTAGCAAGCCGCAGGGTCGATATGGGCTCTTGCCTGCGACCACCCAGTTATCCCCGAGGTAGCTTTTCTGTCATACCATACCCCCACCGAGGAGGATTATGGTGTTCGTTAGGCCCGGCTTTCGCCTCTGGATTCCGTACTATGGGGAATCCAGTCAGGCCGGCTTTTGCCCTTACACTCTACGGTGGATCTCTGTCCCACCTGAGCCGACCTTAGGGCGGGCTTGATATCTTTTCAAGCCCGTGCCGCCCCAGCCAAACTGCCCATCTACCGGTGTTCTTTTACAAGTTAGAAACACAGTCACAAGAAGGTGGTGTCTCAACAACGGCTCAACCACGCCTAGCGACGTGGCATCGAAGCCTCCCACCTACACTGCATACCCATGACCAAGCTTCAACGACAGACTGCAGTAAAGCTCTACGGGGTCTTCGCTTCCCAATGGAAGTCTCTGGCTTGTGCACCAGAATAGCAGGTTCACTAGGTTCCAGCTAGGGACAGTAGGGACCTCGTTCTACCATTCATGCAGGCCGGTACTTGTCCGGCAAGGCATTTCGCTACCTTAAGAGGGTTATAGTTACCCCCGCCGTTTACCGGCGCTTCACCGGGTTGAACCCCGGCTTCACGTGCCGGCACTGGGCAGGTGTCGCCCCCAGTACACACCCTTTCGGGCTAGCTGGGAGCTATGTTTTTATTAAACAGTCGGGCCCCCCTTGTCACTGAGACCAGCTGCTCGCACAGCTGGCACCCCTTCTCCCTAAGTTACGGGGCTATTTTGCCGATTTCCCTTAGCTGGTTTACCCTAACACGCCTTAGCCTACTAAGCTAGGGGCACCTGTGTCGGATCTCGGTACGGAAATAAAGGATACAATTTAGTTCCCTTTTCAAGGACTCCATGGATCAACTGAACCATCCATACAGATGGCTATTCAAGCCTTCATCAATGGTTCTCGCTATTACAGCTCTCCCCAGACTTCAACAATTAAATAGGACGACAATCCCACTCAGCCTACCACAAAGCGTCAGAAACTAAACTTAGCGTCACCGCAAGTACCTCTACTGTACAGGAATATTAACCTGTTTCCCTTTCGGCCAATTGGAATTACCATTGGTCTTAGGATCGACTAACCCTTGGCTGACAAACATTGCCAAGGATCCCTAGCCCCTTCGGCGGTAAGGATTCCCACCTTACTTTGCTGCTACTACTACCAGGATCCACATTTCTGAAAGGTCCACTGGAATTCACACCCCAGCTTCCACCCTAACAGAACGCCTCCCTACGAAATCACAATAAATTACATGTGCTCTAAGGTATCGGTAGCCGGCTTAATCCCGTCCATTTTCGGTGCCTTTGACCTCGATGGGTGATCTGTTACGAACTCTTTAAAGGGTGGCTGCTTCTAAGCCCACCTTCCCATTGTCTGGGGCCAAAGACCCCCTTACACTAATCCGGCATTTCGGGACCTTAACCTTAGTCTGAGTTGTTTCTCTTTCGGGACACAGGCTTACCCCGCGCCCCTCACTCCAACCTTCTACGACGGTGACAAGTTCGGAGTTTTACAGGATGCCGAGGGATTTCTCCCCCTAAACACCCAATTAGTGCTCTACCTCGCCACCTATCTCCAGTCAGGCTGACCTTAGAGTCATTTCGGGAGGAACCAGCTGTCACCGGCCTTGATTGGCCTTTCACCACTAGCCCAAGGTTACGGGAGTGTTTTGCACGACAACAACCCTTCGGACCTCCATCACTCGTAAGAGCGACTTCATCCTACCCTGGGTTAGATCGACCGGCTTCGGGTCTTATGACTGTGACTACTAGGCCGGTTAAAACCCCGCCCCTCACATACAATAAAGTACGCTGCGGGCATGTTGGTTTCCCTACGACTACAAAGCTAAACTTTTTAGTCTCGCCACAATCAAAAACTCCCTGGCCCGTGTTTCAAGACGGATGACACGACTTTAGTCCATACCTTCTCATAATCCCATGTTGCCATGGTTTCTTTCGAAAGACTTCATTCCTTCCAAGCCGTGCCAGGCTGTCACCATCTGGTTTCAGGTTCTTTTCACCCCCCTTTAGGGGTTCTTTTCAGCTTTCCCTCACGGTACTAAATACGCTATCGGTCTTGAGATGTATTTAGAATTAGGAGTCGATGCCTCCCAGATTCACGCCGGATATCCAACCGACGATACTCAAGCAACACTGAAAAAATCCTTTTGGTTTACATTTACGGGGCTATCACCCTCTACGGCAAAATGACATTCCAGTCATATTTCAACTTCACACAAGGAGGATTCTAAATCAGGGCTTACTACACCACATCTCCACCAAGCTCTCACAAGGGGATTCAGTTTGTTCTTCACCGTTTTCGCTCGCCGTTACTCACGGTATCGCAATTTTGCTTTCTCTTCCTCTGCCTACTAAGATGTTTCAATTCGGCAGGTTCCCGCTCCTACACGGAGCATTCCACCCCCGAAAGAGTGGAATAGGATGTCCCATTAGGTAACCCTGGGTTCAAAGGATGCATGCTCCTCGCCCAGGCAATTTCGCTGCTTGCCGCGACCTTCATAGGCAACTCAAGCCAAGCCATCCCCCAGATGGTTTAAGTAGCACAATTTCATAAATAAATTCCAAATATACTTCCACAAATTAAAGTGTCGTTATATTTGCATGAACCCATTATACAAAAATCTTCGCTGCTAGTAATTTTTCTATTCTAATGCTCTAACATAATACAAAATCTAAAATTTCTCTAGTTAGTTAGTGCCAGTTATAGGTTTCTCATTATTTTTTGTACAAATGCACGGAGTCAAATTTTTTTTGATCATCCCTTCACTTATATTACTAAGTAACACAAGCTGCACGAATAAAGATTAATATAAACATATAAAATAAAGGATGGACCCACCGGGATTTGAACCCGGGGCCTCCGCCTTGCAAGGGCGGCGCTCTCCCAGTCTGAGCTACGGGCCCACATGAAGTCAGTTCAGTAGAAAACATGCGATTTTAGCGTCTGATTGCCAATCGAATAAAAGATAAACCCAAATAAATTTTCCAAAATTTTAGGTACAAAAAAATAAATTTTCATACCTATTTTTTTTATGTGTAAGGAGGTGATCCAGCCGCAGGTTCCCCTACGGCTACCTTGTTACGACTTCGCCCTCCTCAAAGAACCTAGATTCGAGCCCAACCGAAAGATTGGGGCCTCATCCAAACCCTTTTTGGGTGGCGTGACGGGCGGTGTGTGCAAGGAGCAGGGACGTATTCACCGCGCGGTTATGACACGCGATTACTACGCATTCCAGCTTCATGAGGGCGAGTTACAGCCCTCAATCCGAACTAAGACTAGGTTTAGGAGATTACCTCCACCTTTCGGTGTTGGAACCCATTGTCCTAGCCATTGTAGCCCGCGTGTAGCCCAGGGGATTCGGGGCATACGGACCTACCGTCGTCCACTCCTTCCTCCAGTTTATCACTGGCGGTCCCCTTAGTGTGCCCGGCATCCCGAAGGATCCGCTGGTAACTAAGGGCGTGGGTCTCGCTCGTTGCCTGACTTAACAGGACGCCTCACGGTACGAGCTGACGGCGGCCATGCACCTCCTCTCAGCTTGTCAAGCAAGGTCATCAACCTGGCTATCATCCGGCTGTCGCCCCTGGTGAGATGTCCGGCGTTGAGTCCAATTAAACCGCAGGCTCCACGCGTTGTGGTGCTCCCCCGCCAATTCCTTTAAGTTTCAGTCTTGCGACCGTACTTCCCAGGCGATGGACTTAACAGCTTCCCTTCGGCACTGGAGCAGCTCGAGGCCATTCCAACACCAAGTCCACATCGTTTACGGCCAGGACTACCCGGGTATCTAATCCGGTTCGCGCCCCTGGCTTTCGTTACTCACCGTCAGGTTCGTTCCAGTTAGCCGCCTTCGCCACAGGTGGTCCTCCCAGGATTATAGGATTTCACCCCTACCCTGGGAGTACCGCTAACCTCTCCCGACCTCAAGCCTAATAGTATCTCCAGCAATTCCCACAGTTAAGCTGTAGGATTTCACCAGAGACTTATCAGGCCGGCTACGAACGCTTTAGGCCCAATAAAAATGGCCACCACTTGAGCTGCCGGTGTTACCGCGGCGGCTGGCACCGGTCTTGCCCAGCTCTTATTCCAAGAGCTTTTTACACTCAAGAAAAGCCACCCCGTTAAGAGTGGCACTTGGGGTCCCCCCGTCGCGATTGCTCGCATTGCGGAGGTTTCGCGCCTGCTGCGCCCCGTAGGGCCTGGAACCTTGTCTCAGGTTCCATCTCCGGGCTCTTGCTCTCACAACCCGTACCGATCACAGGCTTGGTGGGCCTTTACCCCACCAACTACCTAATCGGCCGCAGATCCATCCTTAGGCGTCGGAACATTTCAATGGAGAACCATTCCAGGAACCTCCATGTATCCGGTATTATCCCCAGTTTCCCAGGGTTATCCCAGTCCTAAGGGTAGGTTATCCACGTGTTACTGAGCCGTTTGCCACGAAATCCCGAAGGATTTCGTTCGACTTGCATGGCTTAATCGAACCCCAATAGCAGTGGCCTCCGCCAGGATCAAACGGATTTAATATAAAATTAAATCAAGTTTGCCAAATATAAGGCGGATTTCAAATTCAAAAAGCACAATTTCTTACTTGGGAAAGTAAAAAAAATTAAATTAACTCAAATACAAAAAAAATACTTCTTTCGAAATATAATTTTTTTTTGGAAAATCGTATAAAAATATACGGGAAAATGATATTCAATTTAGCAACCAAATATCACCACACACATTTCTACCAAACCAACATCAAACCTAAACAATTCGCTATTCGCAAGGGTTTAAGTCCTCATACAAATTCCGCTACATGATAAGATCAAAAACGACCTTCATGCGATGTTCTCACACTCGAGTCATAATCAAATCGTAGCACATACAATACACCCACCCCAAACAACCACAAACAAAATAGAAAAAACTGCAAATGTGGTCATTCACTTGAGGTAGTTGTACAATATTTTTGATCACAACAGAATATAAGTATTTCTATTTCATTCCTTATTCTAGATTCAAATTATTAAAAGGAAAAAATGTTATAATCCAAAAAAAGTAGAATCTTAAAATTAAAGAAAAAATTTTTTGTTAACCTTAATTTAAACTGCATATCTATAGTTTAATAGAAAATAAAAATCAAGCACGAATTTCATCAATATATTTAAATTATATTTTTTAAAATTAAAATTTTTAAATTATTAACTTGTTTACTAACTTAATATTAAACGTTTCTTTTAATGAGTAAATTCTTTTTAGATACTATAATTTTTATTAATGGTTTTTTTATAAAATCGTTGCAAAAAAACTTTTTTCAAGGAAACGACTGTTTAAAAATAATGAATTTATTCGTGTTCTACACTCCCTTTTTAGTTTATACAATGAATTAGAAAAAATTGTTTTAAATGCGTAAAATGTTGATTCAAACCCCTGTTACAGGTTACGTATATGGGGCGCACTCCTTCCCCACGAGTCTACTATTTAAGTCTTTCGTTTACGATTAAAACGCAAAATATTTTTATACTGTAAATAAATTTAAAAAAGGTGATAAATCATGAAATTTGGTATCGAATTTGTTCCAAATGAACCTTTAGACAAGATTGTAAAGCTTGTCAAACTAGCAGAAGACGTAGGATTTGAATACACATGGATTACAGACCACTACAACAACAAGAATGTATACGAAACCCTTGCATTAATTGCAGCAGGTACTGAAACCATAAAAATGGGTCCTGGTGTAACTAATCCCTACGTAAGAAGCCCAGCAATAACAGCTTCAGCTGTTGCAACTTTAGATGAAATATCAAACGGAAGGGCAACCTTGGGTATTGGACCTGGTGACAAAGCAACCTTCGATGCATTAGGAATCGAATGGACAAAACCTGTCAGCACAATCAAAAGCGCCATAACAATGATGAGCACATTAATGTCCGGTGGAAAAACCGAAACTGGTGCAAGTCTCATGGGTGCAAAAGCAGTCCAGGAAAAAATCCCAATTTACATGGGTGCACAGGGACCAATGATGCTTAAAACCGCTGGAGGATTCTCAGACGGTGCATTAATCAACGCATCAAACCCTAAAGACTTCGAAGCAGCTGTTCCACTGATAAAAGAAGGAGCAGAAGCAGAAGGTAAATCATTGTCCGATGTTGACGTTGCAGCATACACATGCTGTTCCATAGACGACGACGCTAAAAAAGCATTAAACGCAGCAAAAATAGTTGTTGCATTCATTGCAGCAGGATCACCACCACCAGTATTCGCAAGACACGGATTACCAACAGACACCGGAGCAAAATTCGGAGCATTCTTAGGTAAAGGTGACTTCGGTGGAGCAATTGGAGCTGTTACAGACGACCTCATGGATGCATTCTCAGTTGTGGGAACTCCAAAAGAATTCGTTCCAAAAATCGAAGCTCTCGGAGAAATGGGTGTAACTCAATACGTCGCAGGTTCCCCAATAGGACCAGACAAAGAGAAATCCATAAAATTACTCGGAGAAGTTATAGCAAGCTTCTAAGCTTACTCATCTCCTTTTTTTATTTTTAAAATAAGTTAATTTGTTCGTGCTTTCTACTTCTAATTTACTATTCTGTTTCTAAAACAGGTATCCATTTTCTAAGATTTAAAGGGTCCAATTTGACTCTAAAAATTTAATTTGCTTTATTAATTGGTGTACTCTCAATTGATCTATTCCATTTTACTAAGCTAATTATTCTGATTTATTCTAAATTAGATTATGTTAATCAAATTATTCGATTCTTAACACCGTATTTTGTAGATATTTCATGGTACCTTTTTGCCAAATCCATTTGATAACGCTTTGAAGGTGCAAAAGAGCTGGAAAAAAGTTTTTTATATTCTAAAACCAGTTCGGGAAAATGATTCTCCAAAAATTGGTAGTATAACATCTTGCAGTCATATGGACCATCACCATAGAGAGTCAAGCCTGAAAAAATAATATATTCAGCCCCACGAATCTTCGCAGATTTTATCATGGCCTCCAGATCTTCACTGGAATCTGAAAGGAATGGTAAAACCGGCATGTTGATAATTCCAACTTTAAAACCTGCATCACTGCATTTTTTCATGGTTTCAAGACGTTCCATTGGACTGGGGGCTCCAGGCTCCAGTATGCTGGCCAGTTTCTCATCTAACGTGGAAAAAGAAAAGGATATTAAGACCCCACATCCCAGCTTCTCCTTGAGATCATCTGGTAAGATTGCATCCCGATTTATTTCTTCTAAAACATCCAGATCTCTCAAAATTAAACTGGATTTAGTGCAAACATGAACAGGGAACTTGTAGCGCTTGATCAAAAAGAGAATTTCACGTGTTACCCCTAAATTTCTCTCAATTGGAGGATATGCTTCTGCAGCAGATCCAACAACTATGAACCCACGTTCAGCCCTTCGTATCCTGTTTTTAAGCTGACGTTTGAGCATGGAAACTGCATTTGCCTTCAAAGCCACTTCAGATCCATGGTCTCCCCCGTACTTGCTGCCGCGTGTGTAACAATAAATGCAGTTAAATGGACAGCCAGCATATGGGTTAAGTGTGTAATTCCCCAAAAACCAGTCATCACGTTTTTTGTGTTTGTTAAGTATTGATGTGACCTTAATTTCATTTAGCACTTCATCCACCTATACGCTTATCAACAACTAATTGAATATTTTATAATAATATAGAACTAACCTTCTATCTACATTTATCATCAACTTTTTAAATTTATTTTAAAAAAAGTTAAAAAAATAGTTTAGTATATTTTTTAAAAATTAAAACGTAGTTTTATAGTTTTAAAACTTTTACTAAATTTATGAAAATACTAAATTTATAAAAAAAACTTTAATTTACTGGAATAGCTGGAAATAAAAATTGGAAACGATTCAAAATGGAAATACAAAATTTAATGCATGAAATCAGAGAAGATGCCATTGAAAAAATGGAGAAAAAATCACCCTACGACTTAGCAGCCAGCTGGTCAGGAGAAGATCTACTCTACTCCGGAGTAGGAAATGCAATTTTTATAGTACTGCCAACTTCAGGATGTGCCTGGGCTCTTTCAGGTTCAGGAGGGTGTACAATGTGCAGTTACGTTGCAGATTCACCCCTTGTGGATGTTGAGGCAGATGTGCTCGTGGATATATTCAAAAAATGCATGGCAAAACACGAAATAGAGAAGAAAACCACTGTCAAAATGTTCGTATCCGGAAGCTTTCTAAACGAAGCAGAAGTTCCAAAGGTCGCAAGGGACGAGATTTTAGGGATTCTAAAAGACGAAAAACATGTTGAAGAGGTTGTTGTTGAATCAAGACCAGAGTACGTAACAGAAGAAGTTCTTAAAGAGTGCAGCGAAGCACTTGGAAACAAGTTATTCGAGGTAGGGATGGGACTTGAAACCTCAAATGACTACACAAGAAAATACAAGATAAATAAAGGATTCACAAGGGAAGACTTTGAGCAAGCAGTTCAAATCATCAAAAAGCTGCAGCCAGAGTACAATGTGCATGCAAAGGCATACCTTTTTGTAAAACCAATTTTAACATCTGAAAATGCTGCAATTGAAGAGGCTGTTGAATCAGCACGGTATGCAGAAAGTGTTGGAGCCAGCAGAATTTCATTTTGTCCTGCCACAATTCATAAAGGAACATTGATGGAACTACTCTGGAAGCAGGGTTCTTACCAGCCTCCATGGATATGGAGTGTGATTGAAATTATAAAAAGGGTGCGCAGTTCTGTTAAAATTCCAGTTATAATGGATACAGCAGCATTTGGAACAAGACGAGGACCTTATAACTGTAAAAAATGTAACTCCAAACTGAAAAGTATGATAATTAAGTCCAACCTTGAGCAGAACATTCCAAAAGAGTTTGAAGATTTTGAATGCGACTGTAAGGAAAGATGGGTTGTTGATGTGAAATTTTCAGATGTTACAAGGTCAACAACCAATTTAAACAGACGAAGATAAACTAAAATGAACAAAAAAAGTAAATAAATTTTTTTATTTTTGATTAGTTTATTTTAGAAAAAATGTAAGAAATATATTTGATAGATCTTATCAAAAATCCAATATTTATTGATAATATCGGATTCACTATCTAACAGAACATTCTTTTAAAAATATTACCAACACTATTTTAATATTTATTTATAATTCTCTTTCCATGAATATGATGGTTATTTCGGTCCCATGATCCATATCAAAAGTGAGTAGTCCTTCAATCTGTTCCACCAAACCCCTTACTAATGTTAATCCAAGCGTATCACTTTTTTTGACGTCAATATCTGCAGGGATACCCACACCATCATCTTTAACCTTCAATATACAATTATCATCTTCTTTTTTGAAAACTATTTTTAATGTACCTTTATTATCTGCGGGGAATGCATATTTAAGACAATTAGAAATAAGTTCATTTAAAATAAGTCCCAGAGGTACTGCCGTGTCCACGTCTAGTTGAATATCCTCAACTGCCATCTCAAGTTTTATATTGCTCGTATCCACTGCATAGTTTCTGAATAAATCCGTTGTTAAGCTCCTTGTGTATTCTCCAAAGTTTATATTTTTGAGGTCTGAAAAACCGTAGAGGCGCTCGTGTATGAGTGCCATTGAATTTGCCCTATTTCTACTTTCCTTAAGTATATTACGTGCTTTTTCATCTTTCACGTATCTGGACTGCAGGTTGAGTAGACTTGAAATTACCATCAAATTATTTTTAACACGGTGATGTATTTCCTTCATTAGAAGTTCCTTCTCTTCCAGAGCTTTCTGGGCATTCTCTTCTGCTATTTTAGTTCTGGTGATGTCAGTCAATGAAACCAGATGCCCCAGAAATGAATTGTTGCCGTGAAGAGGTTTGATTTGCACATCCAGCCAGCAGTGTTGCGAACCTAAACGTGTTTCATAATGTTTACGAGTCTCTTCATCAGGAATTACGAAATCTTGAACATTTTTCATCACTGAATCTGCACTCTGACCCAAAACATTACCCTCTAAACCTAAAAGCTTTCTTGCTGCAGAATTTGTTTCTACAATTCTATTTTTAGCATCAAAAACAACAACAGCTCCACTCATATTGTTAAAGATTGCTGTGTGAGCAACAGGCATTATATTCAAAAATCGAAACCTGAAAATGCTCCAGGCAGATACAAGTCCGGTTATAAAGAATGCAATGGGTGTTGGATCCACACCGGGGTCGGGAAAAAGATCTGCAAGATAAACCGCATTTAAAAGAAGTGGTACCATCGCACCCACAAGCAGAAGTCCAGCTTGATACCTGTATAAACCCGGAGAGTTGATTACAGTCTGGAAAAGCAGGATCATTCCTATGATCATGAGTGTGTACGAGTAGATCACGTTGATCCATGCACCCATTCCATGGTCGTAAACAAACACCGTACCTGAAGCTGTTGATACAGTAGTTACATGGGGCCATATAAGGCCATACCACTGGTTGGTAAACACCATCACAAGTACAGCAAATGGTATAACCATCAAAAGCAGTAATCGTGACTTTGTAAGCCATCTCTCATTTTGAGTATATGTCAAGGCAAAAAGAAACCATAAAGGAGCTATGATGACCACACCAATATAACTCATCTGCGACCAAAAGATGTTTGA
Proteins encoded:
- a CDS encoding archaeosine biosynthesis radical SAM protein RaSEA yields the protein MEIQNLMHEIREDAIEKMEKKSPYDLAASWSGEDLLYSGVGNAIFIVLPTSGCAWALSGSGGCTMCSYVADSPLVDVEADVLVDIFKKCMAKHEIEKKTTVKMFVSGSFLNEAEVPKVARDEILGILKDEKHVEEVVVESRPEYVTEEVLKECSEALGNKLFEVGMGLETSNDYTRKYKINKGFTREDFEQAVQIIKKLQPEYNVHAKAYLFVKPILTSENAAIEEAVESARYAESVGASRISFCPATIHKGTLMELLWKQGSYQPPWIWSVIEIIKRVRSSVKIPVIMDTAAFGTRRGPYNCKKCNSKLKSMIIKSNLEQNIPKEFEDFECDCKERWVVDVKFSDVTRSTTNLNRRR
- the mer gene encoding 5,10-methylenetetrahydromethanopterin reductase, whose translation is MKFGIEFVPNEPLDKIVKLVKLAEDVGFEYTWITDHYNNKNVYETLALIAAGTETIKMGPGVTNPYVRSPAITASAVATLDEISNGRATLGIGPGDKATFDALGIEWTKPVSTIKSAITMMSTLMSGGKTETGASLMGAKAVQEKIPIYMGAQGPMMLKTAGGFSDGALINASNPKDFEAAVPLIKEGAEAEGKSLSDVDVAAYTCCSIDDDAKKALNAAKIVVAFIAAGSPPPVFARHGLPTDTGAKFGAFLGKGDFGGAIGAVTDDLMDAFSVVGTPKEFVPKIEALGEMGVTQYVAGSPIGPDKEKSIKLLGEVIASF
- a CDS encoding SPL family radical SAM protein translates to MLNEIKVTSILNKHKKRDDWFLGNYTLNPYAGCPFNCIYCYTRGSKYGGDHGSEVALKANAVSMLKRQLKNRIRRAERGFIVVGSAAEAYPPIERNLGVTREILFLIKRYKFPVHVCTKSSLILRDLDVLEEINRDAILPDDLKEKLGCGVLISFSFSTLDEKLASILEPGAPSPMERLETMKKCSDAGFKVGIINMPVLPFLSDSSEDLEAMIKSAKIRGAEYIIFSGLTLYGDGPYDCKMLYYQFLENHFPELVLEYKKLFSSSFAPSKRYQMDLAKRYHEISTKYGVKNRII
- a CDS encoding sensor histidine kinase, with the protein product MNDSYIVYVIILALSSLIALLLTFYTWKRRKVPGASYISLALLGVAFWSFCGINEVMTVNVASNIFWSQMSYIGVVIIAPLWFLFALTYTQNERWLTKSRLLLLMVIPFAVLVMVFTNQWYGLIWPHVTTVSTASGTVFVYDHGMGAWINVIYSYTLMIIGMILLFQTVINSPGLYRYQAGLLLVGAMVPLLLNAVYLADLFPDPGVDPTPIAFFITGLVSAWSIFRFRFLNIMPVAHTAIFNNMSGAVVVFDAKNRIVETNSAARKLLGLEGNVLGQSADSVMKNVQDFVIPDEETRKHYETRLGSQHCWLDVQIKPLHGNNSFLGHLVSLTDITRTKIAEENAQKALEEKELLMKEIHHRVKNNLMVISSLLNLQSRYVKDEKARNILKESRNRANSMALIHERLYGFSDLKNINFGEYTRSLTTDLFRNYAVDTSNIKLEMAVEDIQLDVDTAVPLGLILNELISNCLKYAFPADNKGTLKIVFKKEDDNCILKVKDDGVGIPADIDVKKSDTLGLTLVRGLVEQIEGLLTFDMDHGTEITIIFMEREL